Proteins from a single region of Gasterosteus aculeatus chromosome Y, fGasAcu3.hap1.1, whole genome shotgun sequence:
- the LOC120812590 gene encoding genetic suppressor element 1-like isoform X5, protein MFGLKTPHFYLPGMNHESNKSASLGMISTATRTTATVSPLSPLTNGNVVAQSANSGFAAALRKLAKQAEDPRGSAVSGESSPVPSPATSHSSPVTTPKRGSLGPHLGQTRGHGVSGTAPVVTIAPTKTSNGLWRADARQVDLSVQGLGRERLGAENTQTQQDKRTPPTPSRHPLAHPFGLTPSSVMQDPRMQSLSLPGQMHPVVPSSAIQEEYLRALRPFGTSDDLRLTSLPMSLEQAAAAHAAAAAAYYHPAYMHHPLSLPRMEESMCLSALRSQFYSVPGGGAFSPLHHSALHLHMPGGRYPGELNHTAALAERLQMENDLRQREREQEREREKEREREAGLEREREREREEERERELDRQKDRQKERQRERQQQMVRAAENHYLAELQARRAPPEDRARPGERLTPNRLDKTKDSEHPCFPAHIPMSLQPGLHPSRGSIPHPVPNLVPSHLGKHHAAAAGGIHGALAAAMMTQRASEAAWLTRQRGQGNERDAPLEMGLRSPGKGMELKRDSHRTYSVHQNSGSKDVPPCLGAPPPLISPKGPHPPAPLTTLWNPASFVGTPSDSRRKLNPPTPPSRPPPGLTRADRPTVSWGEKQEDGGRRRTEVTERYTSTIGASLQEAGSWNQADQDRAIQSLYHRHHINNLHKRPMEPPSVPRAGAELVGRCRAASPPLVRERQGKLPSSVLVYDEVLQQHRQLLSKLDLEEKKRREAREGGYFYELDESYDESDEEEVKAHLRRVTEQPRLKLDTSSEKVDFLRACGLTTLAHRDELLLRKRRKRRRMMRERSPSPPAARSKRKASSPSAPPAPLTTPYSAEQMDCTPELHDKKDFLLMFNLSHVSPQQKRGDSSSASLLSQSNGHQYPDSPSPSPPYLHKPKHLAHNDTFKPSVDTHTSHNPPPLNPHPEKAEFTEAQPNRKLQGLQNAVASPHKKESNPVQNGRNRPWERFTPEAFAQHFHQAVLQSTHSTLQNKGVSSCCPEDGAMPHSVSQLKNSSTPYPLIHALQHGQINGYHFHPLAAGRDTPEPREDLSDEDEEESGQEEEGDEVEIEEAPRKWQGIEAIFEAYHEYVDEWSIERHVLHSQCKRLEAQNYNLTRTAEQLTLTMGDLVSQRQKVREERDRLQAQLEHFRRCLTLPNIQWGRGQVNGHTPR, encoded by the exons GTTCTGCCGTCAGCGGTGAGTCGTCTCCCGTCCCGTCCCCGGCCACCAGCCACAGCTCGCCGGTAACCACCCCGAAGCGGGGCTCGCTAGGGCCCCACCTGGGCCAGACCAGAGGCCACGGTGTATCCGGCACCGCCCCGGTGGTCACCATTGCCCCTACCAAGACCAGCAACGGCCTGTGGAGGGCCGACGCAAGACAG gtTGATCTGAGTGTTCAGGGACTCGGTAGAGAGCGGTTGGGGGCCGAGAACACCCAGACACAACAGGATAAGAGGACTCCTCCGACCCCCTCTCGTCACCCCCTGGCTCACCCCTTCGGCCTCACCCCTAGCTCAGTCATGCAGGACCCCAGAATGCAGAGCCTCAG TTTGCCCGGGCAGATGCACCCCGTGGTTCCCTCGAGCGCCATCCAGGAGGAGTACCTGAGAGCGCTGCGGCCGTTTGGCACGTCGGATGACCTCCGGCTGACCTCTCTACCCATGAGTTTGGAGCAAGCTGCCGCGGCCCACGCCGCAGCCGCCGCTGCTTACTATCATCCTGCCTACATGCACCACCCGCTGTCCTTACCAAG GATGGAGGAGTCCATGTGTCTCTCCGCGCTACGCTCGCAGTTCTACTCTGTACCTGGAGGAGgcgccttctctcctctccaccacTCTGCCCTCCACTTGCACATGCCTGGAGGCCGCTACCCCGGAGAACTGAACCACACGGCGGCGCTGGCTGAAAG GCTGCAGATGGAGAATGATCTCcgccagcgagagagagagcaagagcgcgaacgagagaaagaaagggagcgTGAGGCCGGGCTggagcgggagagggagagagagagggaggaggagcgggagagagagctgGACAGGCAGAAGGACAGGCagaaggagaggcagagggagagacagcagCAGATGGTCAGAGCAGCCGAAAACCACTACCTGGCTGAGCTGCAGGCTCGGAGGGCACCACCAGAGGACAGGGCCAGGCCAGGTGAGAGGCTGACCCCGAACAGACTGG ACAAAACCAAGGACTCTGAGCACCCGTGTTTCCCAGCACACATACCTATGTCCCTGCAGCCGGGCCTTCACCCCTCCAGGGGCTCCATCCCACACCCTGTGCCCAACCTGGTGCCTTCTCACTTGGGGAAGcatcacgctgctgctgctggggggatCCATGGAGCTCTGGCAGCTGCCATGATGACTCAGAGGGCTAGTGAGGCGGCGTGGTTGACACGGCAACGAGGACAAGGGAATGAGAGGGACGCTCCGCTGGAGATGGGCCTCAGGTCACCTGGGAAAGGGATGGAGCTGAAAAGAGACAGTCACAG AACCTATTCAGTCCATCAGAACTCAGGAAGCAAAGACGTACCTCCCTGCCTCGGTGCTCCACCTCCCCTTATCTCCCCTAAAGGTCCCCATCCTCCTGCCCCTTTGACCACACTGTGGAACCCGGCCTCCTTCGTCGGCACCCCCTCCGACTCCCGCAGAAAACTGAACCCTCCGACCCCGCCAAGCCGGCCGCCTCCAGGACTGACCAGAGCCGACAGGCCGACGGTAAGCTGGGGGGAGAAGCAGGAAGACGGAGGCAGAAGGCGGACGGAGGTCACAGAGCGGTACACCTCAACGATTGGAGCTAGTTTACAAGAAGCAGGTTCCTGGAACCAGGCAGACCAGGACCGAGCCATCCAGAGCCTCTATCACCGCCATCACATCAACAACCTCCACAAGAGGCCCATGGAGCCCCCGTCTGTTCCCCGCGCCGGTGCTGAACTGGTGGGGCGGTGTCGGGCCGCTTCTCCGCCTCTGGTAAGGGAGCGACAGGGTAAGCTGCCCAGCAGTGTACTGGTGTATGACGAGGTTCTCCAGCAGCACCGCCAGCTGCTCAGCAAACTggacctggaggagaagaagaggagggaggcccGAGAGGGAG GTTATTTCTATGAACTGGACGAGTCGTACGATGagagcgacgaggaggaggtaAAAGCTCATTTGAGGAGAGTGACGGAACAGCCCCGACTCAAACTCGACACGTCCTCCGAG AAAGTGGATTTCCTGCGCGCGTGCGGTCTGACCACGCTGGCCCATCGCGACGAGCTTCTGCTGAGGAAAAGgcgaaagaggaggaggatgatgcgAGAGCGCAGCCCCTCTCCGCCGGCCGCGCGGAGCAAGAGGAAGGCCTCGTCGCCTTCGGCACCTCCGGCTCCCTTAACTACGCCATACTCTGCAGAGCAGATGGACTGCACCCCTGAACTGCACGACAAAAAAGACTTCCTCCTTATGTTCAACCTCTCCCACGTCAGCCCACAGCAGAAGAGAG gTGACTCCTCATCCGCCTCTTTGCTGAGTCAATCAAATGGACACCAGTACCCAGACTCTcccagcccctcccctccctactTACACAAACCCAAACATCTCGCCCATAATGACACATTCAAACCCTCCGTGGACACCCACACGTCCCACAATCCGCCACCTTTGAACCCCCACCCTGAAAAGGCCGAATTCACGGAGGCTCAGCCAAACAGGAAGCTCCAGGGCCTCCAGAACGCTGTTGCTTCCccacacaaaaaagaatccaatCCGGTGCAGAATGGACGGAATCGTCCCTGGGAGAGGTTTACACCGGAGGCTTTTGCTCAGCACTTCCACCAGGCCGTGCTGCAGTCCACACATAGCACACTGCAGAACAAAG GAGTCTCGAGCTGTTGCCCAGAGGACGGCGCGATGCCTCACAGCGTCTCTCAACTGAAAAACTCATCCACTCCGTATCCTCTTATCCACGCGCTTCAGCACGGACAGATCAACGGCTATCACTTCCACCCCCTTGCAGCCGGCAGGGACACTCCAGAACCGCGCGAAGACCTGTCtgatgaggacgaggaagagtctggtcaggaggaggaaggcgatGAGGTGGAGATTGAAGAAGCACCGAGGAAGTGGCAGGGTATTGAAGCTATCTTTGAGGCCTACCACGAGTATGTGGATG AATGGAGTATAGAGAGGCATGTTCTTCACAGTCAGTGTAAAAGACTTGAAGCACAGAATTACAATCTGACCAGAACCGCCGAGCAGCTCACTCTCACTATGGGT GACCTGGTGAGTCAGAGGCagaaggtgagagaggagagggacagactTCAGGCCCAGCTTGAGCACTTCAGGAGGTGTTTGACACTACCGAACATACAATGGGGCAGGGGGCAAGTCAACGGGCACACGCCGAGGTGA
- the LOC120812590 gene encoding genetic suppressor element 1-like isoform X6 yields MFGLKTPHFYLPGMNHESNKSASLGMISTATRTTATVSPLSPLTNGNVVAQSANSGFAAALRKLAKQAEDPRGSAVSGESSPVPSPATSHSSPVTTPKRGSLGPHLGQTRGHGVSGTAPVVTIAPTKTSNGLWRADARQVDLSVQGLGRERLGAENTQTQQDKRTPPTPSRHPLAHPFGLTPSSVMQDPRMQSLSLPGQMHPVVPSSAIQEEYLRALRPFGTSDDLRLTSLPMSLEQAAAAHAAAAAAYYHPAYMHHPLSLPRMEESMCLSALRSQFYSVPGGGAFSPLHHSALHLHMPGGRYPGELNHTAALAERLQMENDLRQREREQEREREKEREREAGLEREREREREEERERELDRQKDRQKERQRERQQQMVRAAENHYLAELQARRAPPEDRARPDKTKDSEHPCFPAHIPMSLQPGLHPSRGSIPHPVPNLVPSHLGKHHAAAAGGIHGALAAAMMTQRASEAAWLTRQRGQGNERDAPLEMGLRSPGKGMELKRDSHRTYSVHQNSGSKDVPPCLGAPPPLISPKGPHPPAPLTTLWNPASFVGTPSDSRRKLNPPTPPSRPPPGLTRADRPTVSWGEKQEDGGRRRTEVTERYTSTIGASLQEAGSWNQADQDRAIQSLYHRHHINNLHKRPMEPPSVPRAGAELVGRCRAASPPLVRERQGKLPSSVLVYDEVLQQHRQLLSKLDLEEKKRREAREGGYFYELDESYDESDEEEVKAHLRRVTEQPRLKLDTSSEKVDFLRACGLTTLAHRDELLLRKRRKRRRMMRERSPSPPAARSKRKASSPSAPPAPLTTPYSAEQMDCTPELHDKKDFLLMFNLSHVSPQQKRGDSSSASLLSQSNGHQYPDSPSPSPPYLHKPKHLAHNDTFKPSVDTHTSHNPPPLNPHPEKAEFTEAQPNRKLQGLQNAVASPHKKESNPVQNGRNRPWERFTPEAFAQHFHQAVLQSTHSTLQNKGVSSCCPEDGAMPHSVSQLKNSSTPYPLIHALQHGQINGYHFHPLAAGRDTPEPREDLSDEDEEESGQEEEGDEVEIEEAPRKWQGIEAIFEAYHEYVDEWSIERHVLHSQCKRLEAQNYNLTRTAEQLTLTMGDLVSQRQKVREERDRLQAQLEHFRRCLTLPNIQWGRGQVNGHTPR; encoded by the exons GTTCTGCCGTCAGCGGTGAGTCGTCTCCCGTCCCGTCCCCGGCCACCAGCCACAGCTCGCCGGTAACCACCCCGAAGCGGGGCTCGCTAGGGCCCCACCTGGGCCAGACCAGAGGCCACGGTGTATCCGGCACCGCCCCGGTGGTCACCATTGCCCCTACCAAGACCAGCAACGGCCTGTGGAGGGCCGACGCAAGACAG gtTGATCTGAGTGTTCAGGGACTCGGTAGAGAGCGGTTGGGGGCCGAGAACACCCAGACACAACAGGATAAGAGGACTCCTCCGACCCCCTCTCGTCACCCCCTGGCTCACCCCTTCGGCCTCACCCCTAGCTCAGTCATGCAGGACCCCAGAATGCAGAGCCTCAG TTTGCCCGGGCAGATGCACCCCGTGGTTCCCTCGAGCGCCATCCAGGAGGAGTACCTGAGAGCGCTGCGGCCGTTTGGCACGTCGGATGACCTCCGGCTGACCTCTCTACCCATGAGTTTGGAGCAAGCTGCCGCGGCCCACGCCGCAGCCGCCGCTGCTTACTATCATCCTGCCTACATGCACCACCCGCTGTCCTTACCAAG GATGGAGGAGTCCATGTGTCTCTCCGCGCTACGCTCGCAGTTCTACTCTGTACCTGGAGGAGgcgccttctctcctctccaccacTCTGCCCTCCACTTGCACATGCCTGGAGGCCGCTACCCCGGAGAACTGAACCACACGGCGGCGCTGGCTGAAAG GCTGCAGATGGAGAATGATCTCcgccagcgagagagagagcaagagcgcgaacgagagaaagaaagggagcgTGAGGCCGGGCTggagcgggagagggagagagagagggaggaggagcgggagagagagctgGACAGGCAGAAGGACAGGCagaaggagaggcagagggagagacagcagCAGATGGTCAGAGCAGCCGAAAACCACTACCTGGCTGAGCTGCAGGCTCGGAGGGCACCACCAGAGGACAGGGCCAGGCCAG ACAAAACCAAGGACTCTGAGCACCCGTGTTTCCCAGCACACATACCTATGTCCCTGCAGCCGGGCCTTCACCCCTCCAGGGGCTCCATCCCACACCCTGTGCCCAACCTGGTGCCTTCTCACTTGGGGAAGcatcacgctgctgctgctggggggatCCATGGAGCTCTGGCAGCTGCCATGATGACTCAGAGGGCTAGTGAGGCGGCGTGGTTGACACGGCAACGAGGACAAGGGAATGAGAGGGACGCTCCGCTGGAGATGGGCCTCAGGTCACCTGGGAAAGGGATGGAGCTGAAAAGAGACAGTCACAG AACCTATTCAGTCCATCAGAACTCAGGAAGCAAAGACGTACCTCCCTGCCTCGGTGCTCCACCTCCCCTTATCTCCCCTAAAGGTCCCCATCCTCCTGCCCCTTTGACCACACTGTGGAACCCGGCCTCCTTCGTCGGCACCCCCTCCGACTCCCGCAGAAAACTGAACCCTCCGACCCCGCCAAGCCGGCCGCCTCCAGGACTGACCAGAGCCGACAGGCCGACGGTAAGCTGGGGGGAGAAGCAGGAAGACGGAGGCAGAAGGCGGACGGAGGTCACAGAGCGGTACACCTCAACGATTGGAGCTAGTTTACAAGAAGCAGGTTCCTGGAACCAGGCAGACCAGGACCGAGCCATCCAGAGCCTCTATCACCGCCATCACATCAACAACCTCCACAAGAGGCCCATGGAGCCCCCGTCTGTTCCCCGCGCCGGTGCTGAACTGGTGGGGCGGTGTCGGGCCGCTTCTCCGCCTCTGGTAAGGGAGCGACAGGGTAAGCTGCCCAGCAGTGTACTGGTGTATGACGAGGTTCTCCAGCAGCACCGCCAGCTGCTCAGCAAACTggacctggaggagaagaagaggagggaggcccGAGAGGGAG GTTATTTCTATGAACTGGACGAGTCGTACGATGagagcgacgaggaggaggtaAAAGCTCATTTGAGGAGAGTGACGGAACAGCCCCGACTCAAACTCGACACGTCCTCCGAG AAAGTGGATTTCCTGCGCGCGTGCGGTCTGACCACGCTGGCCCATCGCGACGAGCTTCTGCTGAGGAAAAGgcgaaagaggaggaggatgatgcgAGAGCGCAGCCCCTCTCCGCCGGCCGCGCGGAGCAAGAGGAAGGCCTCGTCGCCTTCGGCACCTCCGGCTCCCTTAACTACGCCATACTCTGCAGAGCAGATGGACTGCACCCCTGAACTGCACGACAAAAAAGACTTCCTCCTTATGTTCAACCTCTCCCACGTCAGCCCACAGCAGAAGAGAG gTGACTCCTCATCCGCCTCTTTGCTGAGTCAATCAAATGGACACCAGTACCCAGACTCTcccagcccctcccctccctactTACACAAACCCAAACATCTCGCCCATAATGACACATTCAAACCCTCCGTGGACACCCACACGTCCCACAATCCGCCACCTTTGAACCCCCACCCTGAAAAGGCCGAATTCACGGAGGCTCAGCCAAACAGGAAGCTCCAGGGCCTCCAGAACGCTGTTGCTTCCccacacaaaaaagaatccaatCCGGTGCAGAATGGACGGAATCGTCCCTGGGAGAGGTTTACACCGGAGGCTTTTGCTCAGCACTTCCACCAGGCCGTGCTGCAGTCCACACATAGCACACTGCAGAACAAAG GAGTCTCGAGCTGTTGCCCAGAGGACGGCGCGATGCCTCACAGCGTCTCTCAACTGAAAAACTCATCCACTCCGTATCCTCTTATCCACGCGCTTCAGCACGGACAGATCAACGGCTATCACTTCCACCCCCTTGCAGCCGGCAGGGACACTCCAGAACCGCGCGAAGACCTGTCtgatgaggacgaggaagagtctggtcaggaggaggaaggcgatGAGGTGGAGATTGAAGAAGCACCGAGGAAGTGGCAGGGTATTGAAGCTATCTTTGAGGCCTACCACGAGTATGTGGATG AATGGAGTATAGAGAGGCATGTTCTTCACAGTCAGTGTAAAAGACTTGAAGCACAGAATTACAATCTGACCAGAACCGCCGAGCAGCTCACTCTCACTATGGGT GACCTGGTGAGTCAGAGGCagaaggtgagagaggagagggacagactTCAGGCCCAGCTTGAGCACTTCAGGAGGTGTTTGACACTACCGAACATACAATGGGGCAGGGGGCAAGTCAACGGGCACACGCCGAGGTGA
- the LOC120812590 gene encoding genetic suppressor element 1-like isoform X3 gives MNHESNKSASLGMISTATRTTATVSPLSPLTNGNVVAQSANSGFAAALRKLAKQAEDPRGSAVSGESSPVPSPATSHSSPVTTPKRGSLGPHLGQTRGHGVSGTAPVVTIAPTKTSNGLWRADARQVDLSVQGLGRERLGAENTQTQQDKRTPPTPSRHPLAHPFGLTPSSVMQDPRMQSLSLPGQMHPVVPSSAIQEEYLRALRPFGTSDDLRLTSLPMSLEQAAAAHAAAAAAYYHPAYMHHPLSLPRMEESMCLSALRSQFYSVPGGGAFSPLHHSALHLHMPGGRYPGELNHTAALAERLQMENDLRQREREQEREREKEREREAGLEREREREREEERERELDRQKDRQKERQRERQQQMVRAAENHYLAELQARRAPPEDRARPGERLTPNRLDKTKDSEHPCFPAHIPMSLQPGLHPSRGSIPHPVPNLVPSHLGKHHAAAAGGIHGALAAAMMTQRASEAAWLTRQRGQGNERDAPLEMGLRSPGKGMELKRDSHRTYSVHQNSGSKDVPPCLGAPPPLISPKGPHPPAPLTTLWNPASFVGTPSDSRRKLNPPTPPSRPPPGLTRADRPTVSWGEKQEDGGRRRTEVTERYTSTIGASLQEAGSWNQADQDRAIQSLYHRHHINNLHKRPMEPPSVPRAGAELVGRCRAASPPLVRERQGKLPSSVLVYDEVLQQHRQLLSKLDLEEKKRREAREGGYFYELDESYDESDEEEVKAHLRRVTEQPRLKLDTSSEKVDFLRACGLTTLAHRDELLLRKRRKRRRMMRERSPSPPAARSKRKASSPSAPPAPLTTPYSAEQMDCTPELHDKKDFLLMFNLSHVSPQQKRDKERPEGLLKAIQRKTVTLDTLRYNPLPPCSSPLANLTCDSSSASLLSQSNGHQYPDSPSPSPPYLHKPKHLAHNDTFKPSVDTHTSHNPPPLNPHPEKAEFTEAQPNRKLQGLQNAVASPHKKESNPVQNGRNRPWERFTPEAFAQHFHQAVLQSTHSTLQNKGVSSCCPEDGAMPHSVSQLKNSSTPYPLIHALQHGQINGYHFHPLAAGRDTPEPREDLSDEDEEESGQEEEGDEVEIEEAPRKWQGIEAIFEAYHEYVDEWSIERHVLHSQCKRLEAQNYNLTRTAEQLTLTMGDLVSQRQKVREERDRLQAQLEHFRRCLTLPNIQWGRGQVNGHTPR, from the exons GTTCTGCCGTCAGCGGTGAGTCGTCTCCCGTCCCGTCCCCGGCCACCAGCCACAGCTCGCCGGTAACCACCCCGAAGCGGGGCTCGCTAGGGCCCCACCTGGGCCAGACCAGAGGCCACGGTGTATCCGGCACCGCCCCGGTGGTCACCATTGCCCCTACCAAGACCAGCAACGGCCTGTGGAGGGCCGACGCAAGACAG gtTGATCTGAGTGTTCAGGGACTCGGTAGAGAGCGGTTGGGGGCCGAGAACACCCAGACACAACAGGATAAGAGGACTCCTCCGACCCCCTCTCGTCACCCCCTGGCTCACCCCTTCGGCCTCACCCCTAGCTCAGTCATGCAGGACCCCAGAATGCAGAGCCTCAG TTTGCCCGGGCAGATGCACCCCGTGGTTCCCTCGAGCGCCATCCAGGAGGAGTACCTGAGAGCGCTGCGGCCGTTTGGCACGTCGGATGACCTCCGGCTGACCTCTCTACCCATGAGTTTGGAGCAAGCTGCCGCGGCCCACGCCGCAGCCGCCGCTGCTTACTATCATCCTGCCTACATGCACCACCCGCTGTCCTTACCAAG GATGGAGGAGTCCATGTGTCTCTCCGCGCTACGCTCGCAGTTCTACTCTGTACCTGGAGGAGgcgccttctctcctctccaccacTCTGCCCTCCACTTGCACATGCCTGGAGGCCGCTACCCCGGAGAACTGAACCACACGGCGGCGCTGGCTGAAAG GCTGCAGATGGAGAATGATCTCcgccagcgagagagagagcaagagcgcgaacgagagaaagaaagggagcgTGAGGCCGGGCTggagcgggagagggagagagagagggaggaggagcgggagagagagctgGACAGGCAGAAGGACAGGCagaaggagaggcagagggagagacagcagCAGATGGTCAGAGCAGCCGAAAACCACTACCTGGCTGAGCTGCAGGCTCGGAGGGCACCACCAGAGGACAGGGCCAGGCCAGGTGAGAGGCTGACCCCGAACAGACTGG ACAAAACCAAGGACTCTGAGCACCCGTGTTTCCCAGCACACATACCTATGTCCCTGCAGCCGGGCCTTCACCCCTCCAGGGGCTCCATCCCACACCCTGTGCCCAACCTGGTGCCTTCTCACTTGGGGAAGcatcacgctgctgctgctggggggatCCATGGAGCTCTGGCAGCTGCCATGATGACTCAGAGGGCTAGTGAGGCGGCGTGGTTGACACGGCAACGAGGACAAGGGAATGAGAGGGACGCTCCGCTGGAGATGGGCCTCAGGTCACCTGGGAAAGGGATGGAGCTGAAAAGAGACAGTCACAG AACCTATTCAGTCCATCAGAACTCAGGAAGCAAAGACGTACCTCCCTGCCTCGGTGCTCCACCTCCCCTTATCTCCCCTAAAGGTCCCCATCCTCCTGCCCCTTTGACCACACTGTGGAACCCGGCCTCCTTCGTCGGCACCCCCTCCGACTCCCGCAGAAAACTGAACCCTCCGACCCCGCCAAGCCGGCCGCCTCCAGGACTGACCAGAGCCGACAGGCCGACGGTAAGCTGGGGGGAGAAGCAGGAAGACGGAGGCAGAAGGCGGACGGAGGTCACAGAGCGGTACACCTCAACGATTGGAGCTAGTTTACAAGAAGCAGGTTCCTGGAACCAGGCAGACCAGGACCGAGCCATCCAGAGCCTCTATCACCGCCATCACATCAACAACCTCCACAAGAGGCCCATGGAGCCCCCGTCTGTTCCCCGCGCCGGTGCTGAACTGGTGGGGCGGTGTCGGGCCGCTTCTCCGCCTCTGGTAAGGGAGCGACAGGGTAAGCTGCCCAGCAGTGTACTGGTGTATGACGAGGTTCTCCAGCAGCACCGCCAGCTGCTCAGCAAACTggacctggaggagaagaagaggagggaggcccGAGAGGGAG GTTATTTCTATGAACTGGACGAGTCGTACGATGagagcgacgaggaggaggtaAAAGCTCATTTGAGGAGAGTGACGGAACAGCCCCGACTCAAACTCGACACGTCCTCCGAG AAAGTGGATTTCCTGCGCGCGTGCGGTCTGACCACGCTGGCCCATCGCGACGAGCTTCTGCTGAGGAAAAGgcgaaagaggaggaggatgatgcgAGAGCGCAGCCCCTCTCCGCCGGCCGCGCGGAGCAAGAGGAAGGCCTCGTCGCCTTCGGCACCTCCGGCTCCCTTAACTACGCCATACTCTGCAGAGCAGATGGACTGCACCCCTGAACTGCACGACAAAAAAGACTTCCTCCTTATGTTCAACCTCTCCCACGTCAGCCCACAGCAGAAGAGAG ATAAGGAAAGGCCTGAGGGGCTGCTGAAGGCCATTCAAAGGAAGACTGTGACATTAGACACACTCAGATATAACCCTTTACCTCCGTGTAGCAGTCCTCTTGCTAACTTAACTT gTGACTCCTCATCCGCCTCTTTGCTGAGTCAATCAAATGGACACCAGTACCCAGACTCTcccagcccctcccctccctactTACACAAACCCAAACATCTCGCCCATAATGACACATTCAAACCCTCCGTGGACACCCACACGTCCCACAATCCGCCACCTTTGAACCCCCACCCTGAAAAGGCCGAATTCACGGAGGCTCAGCCAAACAGGAAGCTCCAGGGCCTCCAGAACGCTGTTGCTTCCccacacaaaaaagaatccaatCCGGTGCAGAATGGACGGAATCGTCCCTGGGAGAGGTTTACACCGGAGGCTTTTGCTCAGCACTTCCACCAGGCCGTGCTGCAGTCCACACATAGCACACTGCAGAACAAAG GAGTCTCGAGCTGTTGCCCAGAGGACGGCGCGATGCCTCACAGCGTCTCTCAACTGAAAAACTCATCCACTCCGTATCCTCTTATCCACGCGCTTCAGCACGGACAGATCAACGGCTATCACTTCCACCCCCTTGCAGCCGGCAGGGACACTCCAGAACCGCGCGAAGACCTGTCtgatgaggacgaggaagagtctggtcaggaggaggaaggcgatGAGGTGGAGATTGAAGAAGCACCGAGGAAGTGGCAGGGTATTGAAGCTATCTTTGAGGCCTACCACGAGTATGTGGATG AATGGAGTATAGAGAGGCATGTTCTTCACAGTCAGTGTAAAAGACTTGAAGCACAGAATTACAATCTGACCAGAACCGCCGAGCAGCTCACTCTCACTATGGGT GACCTGGTGAGTCAGAGGCagaaggtgagagaggagagggacagactTCAGGCCCAGCTTGAGCACTTCAGGAGGTGTTTGACACTACCGAACATACAATGGGGCAGGGGGCAAGTCAACGGGCACACGCCGAGGTGA